The following coding sequences lie in one Niabella agricola genomic window:
- a CDS encoding ligand-binding sensor domain-containing protein, whose translation MNFLRTIGRGITCARKKGFCLILLAGFCFYYAGGLVAQQLHFENYTSEQGLSQNSCYSIAQDDLGFMWFGTQDGLNRYDGCSFKVFLPQSAGGMKLPSHYISSLFFDPYKKLLWVGTIRGACIYHSAGDSLIRIGERYPFATSLEAIAIKRIVAFKEDEYWFVTYNKGLICLNIKTQSIQTFFDNKNDRNSVNDIVWHKGKIIVALLDQLMIMRSEGNAYTAAPLYKNHYFPEIKALFSHGGMLWVGTLAGGCYTIRDPVEAPAEIARLKIDALGMGCFAGDAAGNVWIGTRGSGIVRYDPHTGTILSARHDKYDARSLGKNFVLSLFCDRQGIIWCGVSGNGVAKYDPLRYQFGIISSDPLGNASLPDNMIFDIFKSASGSRYIGTQNSGLLKWEQQTNRFHIQPGTEKYGLSNNTIYDMAEDEQGNLWIASWGGLMQLNRKSGKIRYKKGTLPIAKKMYALIKLKNADSLFTASENGPGFFSIKEEQWHACPDTILQLAALTTGRWSLLTGRYIYEGPGNELWICTVGAGLVQYNYKTQAFKVIEPVLNVSIYARHLYPDGDRFWVATDNGVVVYDVKKQQLIRHIKPGPEEASKVCYAIQKDKEGYFWVSTNMGLYRISPRSFEVQKHFNLGNGLSFLEYNTACAFTDSDGTIQFGGVGGITVFNPHQLRQNQFSPTPLVTSVMVNDRLQQPGGNPAFIKTLTFSHTENFLTIYFAVNNFSNEQNNQFSYRLKGLNDQWSTPGTSNMAQFTSLPPGNYVFELKAANSDGQWSRKVQTLRITIRAPWWHTGWFKTAAVLLLAGLAGIFIRRREQAIRKEATLKQQIAEAEMMAMRAQMNPHFVFNSLNSIREMILCNENKEASHFLGKFAGLIRTTLDQSGKPFVTLRHTIDHLTRYIEMEQIRNGEFTSRILADDDLDPDEVLLPSMLIQPFVENALWHGTTASHKNIDIRIDFKKQEEQLLCVIEDDGIGIRQSLKNKINGSKTHHSVGIENIANRIRLLNEKYDLSSSVHIYDKTDLENHTGTGTIVQLSLPLQINRS comes from the coding sequence TTGAACTTTTTAAGAACCATAGGTAGGGGCATTACCTGTGCCCGGAAAAAAGGCTTCTGTCTTATTTTGCTGGCAGGATTTTGTTTTTATTATGCAGGAGGCCTGGTTGCGCAGCAGTTGCATTTTGAAAATTATACTTCTGAACAGGGCCTCTCACAAAACAGTTGTTACAGTATTGCCCAGGACGACCTGGGATTTATGTGGTTTGGAACCCAGGACGGGTTGAACCGTTACGACGGGTGCTCGTTTAAAGTTTTTCTGCCACAGTCTGCCGGCGGAATGAAGCTGCCTTCACATTATATATCATCTCTTTTTTTTGATCCGTATAAAAAACTGCTGTGGGTGGGCACCATCCGGGGAGCCTGTATTTATCATTCCGCCGGCGACTCCCTGATACGCATCGGTGAACGGTATCCTTTTGCCACCTCGCTTGAAGCGATTGCCATAAAACGGATTGTTGCATTTAAGGAAGACGAATACTGGTTCGTAACCTACAACAAGGGGTTGATCTGTTTAAATATAAAAACACAATCCATTCAAACCTTCTTTGATAATAAAAATGACCGCAACAGCGTCAATGATATTGTGTGGCATAAAGGGAAGATCATCGTAGCACTGCTGGATCAGCTGATGATCATGCGTTCGGAAGGGAATGCTTATACTGCAGCGCCCCTATACAAAAACCATTACTTTCCTGAAATTAAAGCCCTGTTTTCTCACGGCGGTATGCTTTGGGTGGGCACGCTTGCAGGAGGATGTTATACCATCCGCGATCCGGTGGAAGCACCAGCCGAGATTGCCCGGCTAAAGATCGATGCGTTGGGTATGGGCTGTTTTGCCGGTGATGCGGCCGGAAATGTATGGATCGGCACCCGGGGTAGCGGTATCGTTCGCTATGATCCGCATACAGGAACGATACTTTCCGCCAGGCACGATAAATACGATGCCCGGTCGCTGGGAAAGAACTTTGTCTTGTCGCTGTTTTGCGACCGTCAGGGTATCATCTGGTGCGGGGTAAGCGGAAACGGCGTGGCTAAATATGATCCGCTCCGATACCAGTTTGGCATCATAAGCAGTGACCCTTTAGGGAATGCTTCCCTGCCGGATAATATGATTTTTGACATCTTTAAATCAGCTTCAGGTTCACGTTATATTGGTACACAGAATAGCGGGCTATTGAAATGGGAACAGCAAACAAACCGTTTTCATATACAGCCTGGCACCGAAAAGTATGGCCTTTCTAATAACACGATCTACGACATGGCGGAAGACGAGCAGGGCAATCTCTGGATCGCCAGCTGGGGCGGACTGATGCAGTTGAACCGGAAATCCGGGAAGATCAGGTACAAAAAAGGCACTTTGCCGATTGCGAAAAAAATGTATGCACTTATAAAATTAAAAAATGCAGACAGTCTGTTTACGGCTTCCGAAAATGGTCCGGGCTTTTTTTCTATAAAAGAGGAGCAGTGGCATGCCTGCCCGGATACAATTTTACAACTGGCGGCTCTGACCACAGGCCGCTGGAGTCTGCTCACCGGCAGGTATATTTACGAAGGACCAGGCAACGAGCTCTGGATCTGCACGGTGGGTGCGGGGCTTGTGCAATACAATTATAAAACACAGGCATTTAAGGTGATTGAGCCGGTTCTGAATGTTTCGATATATGCCCGGCATCTTTATCCCGACGGTGACCGTTTTTGGGTAGCTACCGATAATGGAGTCGTAGTATATGATGTTAAGAAGCAGCAGTTGATCCGGCATATCAAGCCCGGGCCGGAGGAGGCTTCCAAGGTTTGTTATGCCATCCAGAAGGATAAAGAGGGGTATTTTTGGGTGAGTACCAATATGGGTTTATACAGGATCAGTCCCCGCAGTTTTGAGGTGCAAAAGCATTTTAACCTGGGTAACGGCCTAAGCTTCCTGGAGTATAATACGGCCTGTGCCTTCACCGATTCGGATGGCACCATCCAGTTTGGGGGAGTAGGAGGCATTACTGTATTTAACCCGCATCAGTTGCGGCAAAATCAGTTTAGCCCAACACCGCTGGTGACATCTGTAATGGTAAATGACCGGCTGCAGCAGCCTGGCGGCAACCCCGCATTCATTAAGACGCTTACCTTCAGCCATACTGAAAATTTCCTTACAATTTATTTTGCCGTTAACAATTTCTCTAATGAACAGAACAACCAGTTCAGCTATCGGCTCAAGGGGCTGAATGATCAATGGAGCACACCCGGTACTTCAAATATGGCACAGTTTACCAGCCTTCCGCCGGGAAATTATGTCTTTGAACTGAAGGCTGCTAACAGCGATGGCCAGTGGAGCAGGAAGGTGCAAACACTTAGGATTACCATCCGTGCTCCCTGGTGGCATACAGGATGGTTCAAAACGGCTGCAGTGCTTTTGCTGGCTGGTCTGGCAGGAATCTTTATCCGCAGAAGAGAGCAGGCCATCAGGAAAGAAGCCACACTGAAACAACAGATTGCTGAAGCAGAAATGATGGCCATGCGGGCGCAGATGAACCCGCATTTTGTATTTAACAGCCTTAACAGCATCCGGGAAATGATCCTGTGCAACGAGAACAAAGAGGCTTCCCATTTCCTTGGGAAATTTGCAGGACTGATCCGCACCACGCTGGACCAGTCGGGTAAACCTTTTGTTACGCTTCGCCATACAATAGATCATCTTACCCGTTATATTGAAATGGAGCAGATCCGCAACGGAGAATTTACCAGCCGCATCCTTGCAGACGACGACCTGGACCCGGATGAAGTGTTACTGCCTTCTATGCTCATTCAGCCTTTCGTGGAAAACGCGCTCTGGCACGGCACCACCGCTAGCCACAAAAACATTGATATCCGGATCGATTTTAAAAAACAGGAGGAACAGCTTCTTTGCGTTATAGAAGATGATGGCATCGGCATCCGGCAGTCGCTGAAGAATAAGATCAACGGAAGCAAAACACATCATTCCGTTGGTATTGAGAATATCGCCAACCGGATACGGTTGCTCAACGAAAAGTATGACCTTAGCAGCAGTGTGCATATTTATGACAAAACGGATCTTGAAAACCATACAGGAACCGGCACGATCGTACAATTGTCCCTGCCGCTTCAAATCAACAGATCATGA
- a CDS encoding LytR/AlgR family response regulator transcription factor: protein MNPITALLVDDEPRGLSSLQKLLQLNCPEVEILACCQDVDAALERIKRLQPQLVFLDVAMPGKNGFDLLRSLDRISFEIIFVTAHNSYMMQAFRFSAVDYLLKPVEDELLAEAVQRASKRITDKSEGMQLNAFLHNLQQNGAVKKMKLCVPSLRGVKVIEIPDIIYCEASSNYTNFYLANGSTLCSSKPIFEYETLLEDSSFVRVHKSFLVNLEHIKEYIRGEGGSVLMSNGHEVEVSRRKKEVFIKRMREYYKY from the coding sequence ATGAACCCGATTACCGCCCTGCTTGTAGATGATGAGCCTAGGGGACTTTCTTCCCTGCAAAAATTATTGCAGCTGAATTGCCCCGAAGTTGAGATCCTGGCCTGCTGCCAGGACGTTGATGCTGCTTTGGAAAGAATAAAACGCTTGCAGCCGCAGTTGGTTTTTTTGGATGTGGCCATGCCGGGAAAGAATGGTTTCGACCTGCTGCGCAGCCTGGACCGCATCTCGTTTGAGATCATTTTTGTAACCGCGCACAACAGCTATATGATGCAGGCCTTCCGGTTCAGCGCCGTTGATTATCTTCTCAAACCAGTGGAGGATGAGCTGCTCGCCGAAGCAGTGCAGCGGGCCTCCAAACGGATTACCGATAAAAGTGAAGGCATGCAATTGAATGCCTTTTTGCACAACCTGCAGCAGAATGGTGCTGTAAAGAAAATGAAACTGTGCGTGCCCTCGCTCCGGGGTGTTAAGGTGATCGAGATTCCCGACATTATTTATTGCGAGGCAAGCAGTAATTATACCAATTTTTACCTGGCCAACGGCAGTACGCTTTGTTCCAGTAAACCGATCTTTGAATACGAAACCCTGCTGGAAGACAGCTCTTTCGTACGGGTACACAAATCCTTTCTGGTTAACCTCGAACATATTAAAGAATACATTCGCGGCGAAGGCGGAAGCGTGCTGATGTCCAACGGACATGAAGTAGAAGTGTCGCGGAGAAAAAAAGAAGTCTTTATAAAAAGAATGCGGGAATATTATAAATATTGA
- a CDS encoding DUF1553 domain-containing protein — protein sequence MVHFYYNRKILLVLAALVTTGIAACFTSRSKKVDFSADVKPILNKKCITCHGGVKAKGGFSVLFREEALAKTESGKPAIIPGDPDNSEMIRRLTVKDPEERMPYKHEPLSEDEIDILRRWIRQGAKWGDHWAYLPVKQTDIPDKDNAWIRNDIDRFIYEKLDAQDLEPAAQADPQTLLRRVSLDLIGMYPDSAISDQYLKSSDDKGYERLVDALLASPHFGEKWTSMWLDLARYADTKGYESDGGRNIWRYRDWLIDAFNTDKPYDVFLTEQIAGDLLPDPTDAQYIATAFSRNSMTNDEGGTDNEEFRVAAVMDRVNTTWESLMGTTFSCVQCHSHPYDPFRHDEYYKFMAYFNNTRDNDIPGEYPVLREYNDSLKNELTQLTRWIKDNGTAEQSERVRHFLKTLQPAFYATTADSLENALPTNKNGPLNMRNHSHARLKHIQLDGMGQIVFMFHSNKPGGKIIFRKDQPQGEVLGTYLVQPEDRWHYGMVNTMASTGVHDVYVTYQNPTAESDEIMATFDWFGFLPELPAKDSPDFEAHKKTYWNLLNAPVTITPVMVENPSWMQRQTHVFERGNRLTLGKAVEPSVPQSLKFAMPANAPKNRMGLALWLTDKRNPLVSRTLVNRLWEQLFGTGIVETLEDMGTQGMLPTHKALLDHLSWTFMNEYKWSIKKLLKEIVMSATYRQNSRLTPELKEKDPGNKFYARGPRVRLSAEQLRDQHLCISGLMSAKMYGPGVMPWQPEGIWLSPYNGARWQNSTGEDQYRRAVYTYWKRTAPYPSMISFDGVQRVLCTARRIKTNTPLQALTTLNDSAYIDMARHLAYRMQREGGQDFTAQIKKGYQLMLYKPIKEEKLKLFEGLYQQALKEFRADAKKTTAMVGGEQEKAVPATAALVVVANALLNLDEVVVKN from the coding sequence ATGGTGCACTTTTATTACAACAGGAAGATACTGCTGGTGTTGGCCGCTTTAGTTACAACGGGTATTGCTGCATGCTTTACCAGCCGGTCAAAGAAAGTGGATTTTAGTGCCGATGTAAAACCGATCCTGAATAAAAAATGTATTACCTGTCACGGAGGAGTGAAAGCGAAGGGAGGCTTTAGCGTTTTGTTCAGGGAAGAAGCCCTGGCAAAAACAGAATCCGGTAAACCGGCCATTATTCCCGGTGATCCGGACAACAGTGAAATGATCCGAAGGCTAACGGTAAAAGATCCGGAGGAGCGCATGCCGTATAAGCACGAGCCCCTGAGCGAAGATGAAATAGACATTTTGCGCCGTTGGATCAGGCAAGGCGCCAAATGGGGGGATCATTGGGCCTATTTGCCGGTAAAACAAACGGATATACCGGATAAAGACAATGCCTGGATCCGGAATGATATAGACCGGTTTATTTATGAAAAACTGGATGCACAAGACCTGGAGCCGGCGGCACAGGCCGACCCCCAAACCTTGTTACGGAGGGTGAGCCTTGATTTGATTGGTATGTATCCCGATTCTGCAATTTCGGATCAATACCTGAAAAGCAGTGATGATAAAGGATATGAGCGCCTGGTGGATGCATTGCTGGCCTCGCCGCATTTTGGTGAAAAATGGACCTCCATGTGGCTGGATCTTGCACGGTATGCCGATACCAAGGGCTACGAATCGGATGGCGGACGCAATATCTGGCGGTACCGCGACTGGCTGATCGATGCATTCAATACCGATAAGCCCTATGATGTCTTTTTAACCGAGCAAATTGCAGGAGACCTGTTGCCGGATCCCACAGACGCGCAATACATCGCCACGGCATTCAGCCGTAATTCCATGACCAATGATGAAGGGGGTACTGATAACGAGGAATTCCGGGTGGCAGCAGTGATGGACCGGGTGAATACAACCTGGGAATCCCTGATGGGTACAACTTTTTCCTGTGTGCAATGCCACAGTCATCCCTATGATCCGTTCCGGCACGATGAATATTATAAATTCATGGCGTATTTTAATAATACGAGAGACAATGATATCCCGGGTGAATATCCCGTCCTGAGAGAATACAACGATTCCCTTAAAAATGAATTAACGCAACTGACCCGGTGGATCAAAGACAATGGTACCGCCGAACAGTCGGAGCGCGTACGCCATTTCCTGAAGACCCTGCAACCTGCTTTTTATGCAACCACGGCTGATAGCCTGGAAAACGCGCTGCCGACCAATAAAAACGGTCCTTTAAATATGCGGAACCACTCGCATGCACGCCTGAAGCATATCCAGCTGGATGGTATGGGACAAATTGTTTTTATGTTCCATTCCAATAAACCGGGCGGTAAAATTATTTTCAGGAAGGACCAGCCGCAGGGCGAAGTGCTGGGCACTTATTTGGTTCAGCCGGAAGACCGGTGGCATTATGGAATGGTGAATACGATGGCGTCAACCGGGGTACACGATGTATATGTAACCTATCAAAACCCAACGGCGGAGAGCGACGAGATTATGGCGACGTTCGACTGGTTCGGTTTTCTGCCGGAACTACCCGCAAAAGACAGCCCCGACTTTGAGGCACACAAAAAAACGTATTGGAACCTGCTGAATGCTCCTGTTACTATTACACCGGTCATGGTGGAAAATCCCAGCTGGATGCAACGGCAAACCCACGTATTTGAAAGAGGGAACCGGCTTACGTTGGGAAAAGCGGTGGAACCTTCGGTACCGCAATCATTGAAGTTTGCCATGCCGGCCAATGCACCCAAAAACCGCATGGGGTTGGCGCTTTGGCTTACAGATAAACGAAATCCCCTGGTGTCCCGCACCCTGGTGAACCGGCTCTGGGAACAACTGTTTGGAACGGGCATTGTGGAAACACTGGAAGATATGGGTACCCAGGGCATGCTGCCTACGCATAAAGCGTTGCTGGACCATCTTTCCTGGACGTTTATGAACGAGTATAAATGGAGCATCAAAAAACTATTGAAAGAAATAGTGATGAGTGCTACCTACCGGCAGAACTCAAGGCTAACCCCCGAACTCAAAGAAAAAGATCCGGGGAATAAATTTTATGCAAGAGGGCCCCGGGTACGGCTCAGCGCCGAGCAGTTGCGCGATCAGCACCTCTGTATCAGCGGACTGATGAGTGCTAAAATGTATGGACCGGGTGTAATGCCCTGGCAGCCGGAGGGGATCTGGCTTTCACCATATAACGGTGCACGGTGGCAAAACAGCACCGGCGAGGACCAGTACCGGCGTGCAGTATATACCTACTGGAAGCGCACAGCTCCTTATCCTTCCATGATCTCCTTTGATGGCGTACAGCGGGTATTATGCACGGCACGGCGGATAAAGACAAACACGCCGCTGCAGGCATTAACAACACTCAATGATTCGGCCTATATTGATATGGCGCGGCATTTGGCCTACCGGATGCAGCGGGAAGGCGGCCAGGATTTCACCGCGCAGATAAAAAAGGGCTACCAGCTGATGTTGTACAAGCCAATAAAGGAAGAGAAGCTGAAACTGTTTGAAGGGTTGTACCAGCAGGCATTAAAAGAATTCAGAGCGGATGCAAAAAAAACCACGGCAATGGTAGGTGGAGAGCAGGAAAAAGCGGTACCGGCTACGGCCGCATTGGTGGTGGTAGCCAATGCCCTGTTGAACCTGGATGAAGTAGTTGTGAAAAATTAA